The Reyranella humidisoli DNA segment CCGACCGCGAGGAAGAGGTTGCCGGTCGCGACATAGACGGCGAGGAAGAGGAGCGTCGAGGCGAGGTCGAGCAACAGGACCTTCGACGCCTGGAAGAGGTTCTTCATGGGCTGGGCTTGCGTGAGAGTTTCATGACAACGCTGTGTATTTAACGCACGCTATCAATACACGGCGTTCCCCGCAAGGGTATCCGCTATTGCTTAGGCGACGACGACCTTGATGTAGGTGTCCTTCATCACGATCAGGCCGCGGCGGAAGGTGTAGAGGTCGCAGCCCAGCCATTCCTGCCGCTCTCCGGTCCGCAGGGTGGCGATGCGATGCCACTCCGTCACGGCCCGGTCGCCGTGGATGAACTCGCTGGTGTGGTTCCACTTCACGTCGCTGGCGGCCGCGAACAGGGGCTCGAAGTAGCTGCGGATCGCGGCCTTGCCCTTGAAGCTCTGGCCCCAATAGTCGGGACCCTTGGCGTTCCGGAATTCACCGTCCTCGGCAAAGGAATCAACAATTCCGTCGACATCGCGTCGCGCGAAAGCGTCAGCGACGCGGTGCAGGATCTCGAAGGTGACGTCGTCGGTCATTTCTTGCCTCACAATTACCGCGCGGGCTATTTCCGCCCGCTATCTCGACGGAGGCTAGGCCTCCGTCGAGATGGGAACGCCCGGCACCTGCTTGGCGGTGCGGAACACCATCATCGACTTCACGTGGCTGACGTTGGGCGCCGAGGTCAGCCGGGTGGTCAGGAATTTCTGATACTCGTCCCAGGTTTCCGCGACGATCTTCAGCAGAAAATCGGCCTCGCCGGCCAGCATGTGGCACTCGCGAACCTCGTCCCACTTCTCGATCAAATCCTCGAAGGACTTGAGGTCGGCCTCGGCCTGGCTGTTCAGGCCAACCAGGGCGAACACGGATACGCTGTAGCCCAGCGCCTCGGGGCTGAGTTCGGCATGGTAGCCCTTGATGATGCCCGCCCGTTCCAAGGCCCTGACGCGCCTCAGGCAGGGCGGCGCGGAGATGCCGGCCCGCTCGGCCAGCTCCACGTTGGTCATGCGTCCGTTCGACTGCAGGTCGCTTAGAATTCGCCGGTCAATTCGATCGAGCTTGGCCCGAGCCATCGTTTTCCTCCGTTGGCCGGGGTCTATGCCAGAACCATGCCACGCACGCAATAAAGTTGCGAGAATTCGCCGCTTGGCTGTGAACAATTGCGTGTGAAATTCACATCTGACCGTGCAACGCGGACGAGGTTTGCATATATGTGGGCGATATGCAGTTGGCGGGATGCGGAGTGGTCATGGCAGCAACTCATCGAAGCAAGGTGATGATCCTGGGCTCGGGGCCGGCGGGATACACGGCGGCGATCTACGCAGCGCGCGCCAGCCTGAAGCCGATGCTGGTGCAGGGCATCCAGCCCGGTGGACAGCTTACGATCACGACCGACGTCGAGAATTACCCGGGCTTCGCAGACGTCATCCAGGGCCCGTGGCTCATGGAGCAGATGCAGAAGCAGGCCGAACATGTCGGCACGCAGCTTTTCTTCGACACGATCGTCGACGTTGACCTGACCCGGCGGCCGTTCGTCTGCCTGGGCGATTCCGGGGACCGCTACGAGGCCGATTCGCTCATCATCGCGACCGGCGCCACGGCGCGTTGGCTGGGCATCCCGAGCGAGGAGACGTTCCGCGGCGGCGGCGTTTCGGCCTGCGCGACCTGCGACGGCTTCTTCTTCCGTGGCAAGGATGTCGTGGTGGTCGGCGGCGGCAACACCGCGGTCGAGGAGGCGCTCTACCTCACGCATCACGCCTCCAAGGTGACGCTGGTTCATCGCCGCGACAGCTTCCGCGCCGAGAAGATTCTGCAGGATCGCCTGTTCAAGAACCCGAAGGTCAGCGTCATCTGGGATCACGTGGTGGACGAGGTGCTGGGCGAGAAGACGCCGGCCCCCATCGTCACCGGCGCGCGCCTGCGCAACGTCAAGACCGGCGCGGTGCAGGACATCAAGACCGACGGTTTCTTCGTGGCGATCGGCCACTCGCCCAATACCGAGCTGTTCAAGGGCAAGCTCGACATGGACGGCGAGGGCTACCTGATCACCAAGCCCGATTCGACCGCGACGAACATCGAAGGCGTCTATGCGGCCGGCGACGTGCAGGACAAGGTCTTTCGCCAGGCCGTTACGGCAGCGGGTACCGGCTGCATGGCTGCCCTCGAGGCCGAGAAGTGGCTGGCGGCGCAGGAGGCGCGTCCCGCACAGGCCGCCGAGTAGAACCGGGAGCGAGGACAGGGGAGGCATGGGAATGGACTGGGACAAGCTGCGCATATTCCAGGCCGTGGCGGACGCCGGCAGCTTCACCCATGCCGGTGAATCGCTGAAGCTCAGCCAGTCGGCGATCTCGCGCCAGATCGGCGCGCTCGAGGAACAGCTTGGCGTCATGCTGTTCCATCGGCATGCGCGCGGCCTGATCCTCACCGAACAGGGCGAACTGCTCTATCGGACCGCGCGCGACATGGCCGCCAAGGTCAATACTGCGGAGGCGCTGCTGCGCGCCAACCAGGACAAGCCCGCCGGGCGGCTCAAGATCCACGCCACCGTGGGCTTCGGCTCGACCTGGCTGACCACGCAGATGCACGAGTTCATCGCGCTCTATCCCGAGATCGACGTAAGCCTCGTCCTGTCGGACAACGAACTGGACCTTGGCATGCGCGAAGCCGACGTGGCCATCCGCATGGTCATGCCGCGCCAGCCCGGCCTGGTTCAGCGCCACCTGCTGACGGTCCGCAGTCACGTCTATGCCTCGCACGGCTATGTGCAGAAGTACGGCAAGCCGGCCACCATCGAGGAACTGGACCAGCACCGTCTCATCATCTTCGGTGAGGACGCGCGGGCGCCGGTTCAGGACGTGAACTGGCTGCTGCGCGAGGGTAATGCCGACCAGAATCCGCGGCTGGTGGTGCTGCGGGTCAACAATACCTACGGCATCTTCCGGGCAGTCGAGTCCGGTCTGGGGATCGCCTCGCTCCCGGATTATCTGGCGCGCGAATCCACCAAGCTCGAAATGCTCCTGCCGGACCTGAATGTCCGGACGACGGATGTCTATTTCACCTATCCGGAGGAGTTGAGGCACTCCAAGCGCATCGCGGTCTTCCGTGATTTCCTGCTGCGGAAGGTGGCGGAGACCCGTTTTTAACAGCGAGATCTGCAGGATTGCATACTAAGTGCGAGGCATGCGCGCGTCGCATGCCAGTGTCCAAAACTTCACCACTACCAATCTCGGCGATGAGGCATAGGTTGATGGCAGGTTATCGACACGAAAAGTTTCGGCTGATCGCGTTCGAAACTCGGGATCCTCATGATCCCACGTCTCCCAGACGTGAAGCCTCCCTGTTTGACTCGCCGGGCCCCTGGGCCCGGCGTTTTTTTGTTGTCGTGGGGCGATGTGCCGCTCACGTCGGCGCGCCGGCTGTGCCGCACTCAATTGATGTCGGGCGACGGATTGCCCATATGTGTTTCAGAGATGCGCCGTCATGTTCTCTGAAGTCAGGCAAGGAATCCTTCCGATCGCTCTGCGCAATATCAAGCGCCGGGGCGACCTCGAACGGGCAGGGCTACTGATCGAATCGCTGGCCAAGCACTGGCGGGACAGCAAGCCGTTCGAACTTCTGGTCATCGCGCCCAACGGCGATGCCGGCCTGCTGCGCAACGAACTGCCGCGCTTTCCGAACATCAACGTGAGTGTCCGCCGCGAGGGCGATTTCTTCCGGCCGTTAAGCCCGTTCTACTGGATGACCGGCTGGTACCGGCAACAGATCGTAAAGTTGCACGTGCCGGCAGTATTGGGCTTCGGCGGCTTCCTGACCCTCGATTCCGACGTCTGTTGCGTCGGCGACTTCGATTCGCAGACCTTCCTCCAGCACGACCGTGCCTTGTCGCGCTGGGAACCCAAGCAGCATCACGAATGGTGGCGGAGTGCCGCCGAGGTGATCGGTATCCCTTACGATCCGAGGGCGCATGGGCTTTCCGTCACGCCGAACATCCTGCATGGCGATCTCGCCCGGCAGGCTTTGACCCGACTGCAAGGCCGTTATCTCGGCGCGACGACGTCTCTGCTGCTGAAGCTGGTGAGCCGGCCCGGCCATGTGCCGTGGACCGAGTACTCGCTCTACACCAGCGCGGCCGAGATCAACGGCACGCTCTACGACTATCACGCCGAGTGGGACACCTGTTACACGGCCGACGTCCACCTCTTCTCCGAGAAGTCTTGTATCTGGGGCGCCGATGACTTCGAGCGGCTGGTGAATCTGCCGAACGGAACCGATCCCGGCGGCAAGTTCATCATCGTGCAGAGCCATGCGCGCATCCCGCTCCAGCAGGTGCGCGACTACTGCCTGAGTTTTGCCGGTTAGGCTTTTCGCTCAAGTCTTGCCGTTATGCTCGCCGACCTTCGGCGCCTTTTCCATGCCGCCGGCGCGCTCGCCGTCGATGCTGAGCGGCAGCCCATGGAACAGGGCATTCGAGCCGGCATAGGGCTGGACGAACATTGCCAGCGCCGCTACCTGCGCCAGTTCCATCACCTGCGGCACCGAGTTCAGCGGCCCGTTGGGCACGCCCAGCGCATCGAGCTTTGCCGCCCAATGGGCGCGCGGGTGTTCCTTCATGATGTCGGCGATCATGCCCAGCAGCAGTTCGCGCCGCTCCGCGCGTTGGACATTGGTTCTGAACCGCTCCTCGTCCGGCCATTCGGGATGGCCGAGCGCTTCGGCGAACTTGCGCCACAGGCGGTCGTTGCCGGGGCAGATCATCAGCGGTCCGTCGCTGCACTCGAACGCCTGGTAGGGCGTCAGAGACGGATGGCCGGTCCCCTGGCGCGGGGGCATCTTGCCGGTCACCGACCAGCCTGCGACATGGTTCGACGCCCACATCAGCCCGCTCTCGAACAGCGAGGTGTTCACCCGGCTGCCCTCGCCGGTGGCCGTGCGCCTGGCCAGCGCCGCCAGCACGCCGATCGCCGTCCACATGCCGGTCGACAGGTCGATGATCGACACGCCGATGCGCGCCTCGGGCCCCGTGGGATCGCCGTTCAACGAGATGAGGCCGGCCACCGCCTGGATGATCGGCTCGTAGCCCGGCCGGTCCTTCCACGGGCCGGCATGACCGAAGGCGCCGAGATCGGCATAGATCAGGCGCGGAAAGCGCTTCGTGAGAGTGGCCCCGTCGAAGCCGAACTTGGCCGGTACGTCGGCGCGCAGATTGTGGACGAAGATGTCGGCGGCTCCGATGCGCTCGATCAGCGCCTCGCGTTGCGCCGGATCGGCGAGGTCGCAGGTGATCGACTTCTTGCCGCGGTTCAGCGCGATGAAGCCGGTGGCGTCGCCCTCGACGAAGGGAGGACCCCATTTGCGGGCGTCGTCGCCCTCGGGCCGCTCGACCTTGATCACCTCGGCGCCGAGGAAGGCCAGGATCTGGCCGCAGTAAGGGCCGGCCAGGTTCTGGCCGAACTCGACGACCTTGATGCCGGCAAGGGGCCCCGACGCGGTGTTCATCGCAGGTTACTCCCCAGGATCTCGCGCGCGATCACCATGCGCTGCACTTCGCTTGGCCCTTCGCCGACCCGGCGGATTCGCATCTCGCGATACCAGCGCTCCAGCGGCAGGTCCTTGGTCATGCCCATGCCGCCGTGGATCTGCATGGCACGATCGACCACGCGGCCGCCGCCTTCCGAGGCCGTGAGCTTGGCGATGGAGGCCTCGATCTTGAAGGGCAGGCCGCGCCGCGCCTTCTCGGCGGCTTCGAGCGTGAAGTGGCGGGCGGTGCGAATGTCGATCTCGTTGTCGACCAGCATCCATTGCACGGCCTGGCGATGCGACAGCTTTTCGCCGAAGGTCGAACGCATCTTGGCCCATTCGATTGCCATTTCGTGCGCGGCGATGGCGACGCCGATACAGCCTGCAGCGTAGGGAATGCGCTGGCGGGTCAGGCGATCGTTGGCGACCGCGAAACCCTTGTTCACCTCGCCCAGCACCTGGTGGTCCGAGACCCAGCAATCCTTGAACTCGAGCTCGGTCGCATAGTGCGAGGAGCGCAAGGTGTGAACGACGCGACGCACATGGAAGCCCGGCGTGTCGCTGTCGATTATGAAGCAGGTGATGCCGGCGCGACCCTTCGACGAATCGGTGCGGGCGAAGACGATGCCGTACTGCGCGCGGTCGGCATTGGAGATGAAGATCTTGGCGCCGTTCAGCACCCAGCCATTGTCCTTGCGCTCGGCCTTGGTCTGGATCGCGCGCGCCGGATCGCTGCCGCCCGACGGCTCGGTGAGGCCGAAGAACGCCTTCTTCTCACCGCGCAGCGTCGGATAGAGGTAGCGCTCCTTCTGGTCGTCGTTGGCCTCGAATATCTGGGCGAGGCCGGCGCCGCCGAAGGTGCCGTAGCAGGGGACATAGAGGCCGGCGCGATGCTGGGCCATCTCGATGGCGAGCAGCACGCGCGTCACAATGTCGATGTCGGGTCCGCCATACTCCTTCGGGATGTCGATTCCGAACAGGCCCATCGCCTTGGTCTTCTCGACCAACCGCGCGTGATCCGCCGGATCGAGCTCGGAAGCGTCAGGATCGAGCCCGGCCTCGAGCGGGATGATCTCTTCCCGCACGAACCGGCGAACCTGTTCGATCAGCATCTGCTGTTCTTCGTTGGGCTCGAAATCCATTTTCTCTGTCCTCTTGTTCCTCTCCCCCGCTAGGGGGAGAGGCTAGGTGAGGGGGTTACAGGTGGTGCGTCGCCCCCTCACCCAACCTCTCCCCCTAGCGGGGGAGAGGAGGAAGAAGGGCAACGCTTCAATTCGGGCTCAACCGACCCAAGGCAGGCGGGTTCTTTGCATTGTCGGGCGGAAGGCTGCCGTGATCGGCCTTGTGCACCATCAGCAGCTCGAACCAGCGCGTGCGGTACTGCTGGTTCACCTCGACGCGGAACTGGTGGCCGGCTCCACGCTCGGCGAGTTCGCGCTGCAATTCGCTGCGCAGGCCGAACGGCGCGCGGGCGCCGGCCTGGCCGATACAAAGGATGGCGCCCGAGGCGTCGGCGAGCTGGTAGACGCCGAGCTGGCCCGGCAGGCGGGCAATCTCCTCGGCCGTCAGGGGCCGCCACGGCTTGTCGAGGCGGAGCCTGATCGACATGGCCTACTTGCCCTGGAACTTGGCAGTACGCTTCTCCAGCCGCGCTTTCATGCCTTCCTGCGCGTCCTGGCTCTTCATCGCCGCCTGCACCAGCGTATCGACGTCGTCGTGCTTGATGCCGTCGCGGAATTCGAGCTGCTTCACCGTCAGCGCCTTCATGGCCTTGAGCGACAGCGGCGCATTGGCAGCCAGCCGGTCGACGACCTTCGAGGCCTCGGCCTCGAGCTGGTCGGCCGGCACGCAGCGGGCGATCAGGCCCAGCGCATGCAGCTTGGTCGAGGGCAGGGGATCGCCCAGCAGCAGCATCTCGCGTGTCGTCACCGGCCCCAGCACTTCCATCAGCTTCTTGGCCAGGAACCAGTTGGGCGCGAGGCCGACCTGGGCCAGTGACATGCCGAAGCGGGCCTTCTCGCTCGCCACCACGAGATCGCAATGAAGCGCCAGCTCGTTACCGCCGGCGATGGCGTCGCCATGGACGACAGCCACGACGGGGAGCGGACAGAGTTCAACCGCGCGCAGCATCACCTCGATGCCGCTGGCATTGCCGCCGCCGATCGTCTCGCGCCGCTCCGCCATGTCGAGGCCGGCGCAGAACACGTCGCCCTTGCCGCGGATGACGACCACGCGATCGTCGGGGGCGACCGGCGCCTGCAGCGCCTCGATCATCTCGCGCATCAGCTCGCTGTCGAGTGCGTTGCGCTTCTCCGGCCGGTTCATCCAGATGGTTTTGACCGGGCCGCTCTTCTCGATGATGACCTTGCTCATGGCGTCCCTCACTCCGGCTCGATGCCGGCGGCCTGGATTTCCTTGGTCCACCAGGCGGTCTCGGACTTCACGTAGGCCGCGAACTCGTCGAGCGCGAGCGGGGCGATCTCCATGCGGCCCTGCGTCATGGCCTTGGCGGTGGCGGGGTCCTTCAGTGCCTCGGCGATGGCGTCGGCCAGCGCCTTCTGGACGTCCTTGGGCGTCGCGGCCGGCGCGAACACGGCCAGCCAGTAGACCAGCGAATAGCCCGGCACGGCCTCGGCGATCGCTGGCAGGTTCGGCGTGACCGTGGTGCGCTTGGGGCCGGTCGTCGCGAGACCGCGCACGCGCCCGGCCTCGATCTGGGTCAGCGCCTGCGGCAGATCGGGGAACATCACCTGGACCTGGCCCGAGGCCACGTCGCCCAGCGCCTGCGGGCTGGCCTTGTACGGAACCCGCTCGATCTTCGTGCCCGCGAGCTTGTTGAACATCTCGCCCGACAGGCGCTGCGAGGCGCTGGCCTCGGCATAGTTCAGCTTGCCCGGGTTCTTCTTCGCGTACTCCACGAGCTCGGCGGTGGTCTTGACCGGCAGGTCGTTGTTCACCACCAGCGCGTTGACGCCCATCACGCAGCGCATGATCGGCGCGAAATCCTTGTCGATGTCGTAGCTCAGCTTCTTGAACAGGGCGCCGTTGGCGGCATTGGTCGTGTTGGTGCCCATCATCAGCGTGTAGCCGTCGGCCGGTGCCGTCGCGACCGCAGAGGCGCCGAGCTGGCCGCTGGCGCCCGGCTTGTTCTCGATGACGACGGGCTGCTTCAGGATGTCCTGCAGCTTGGCGCCGAGGCCACGCGCCGTCAGGTCGGTGGCGCTGCCGGCGGCGAAGGGGACGACGATCTTGATCGGCTTGTTGGGAAACGCCTGCGCGAAGGCGGCCTTGGACAGCGACCCTGCCGCCAGCGCGGCGGCGCCAGCCATGGTCGTACGACGGTTGAGTTTCACGTTTCCTCCTGCGGCCTCGACCGGCCGGCTTCCGTTTTAGCGGCCCGGCGCGGCGAGGCAAAGGAGGGCGCGCTACATGAACAGCTTTTCCGCCTTGCGGTCGGCGTAGAGCCCGGCGACGAACTCGGCGTAACCGTTGTAGATCAGGGTCGGGATGCGCTGGTCGCTGCCCAGCGGCTTCTCGGTGGCCTGGCTCCAGCGGGGGTGGGCGACCGCAGGGTTCACATTGGCCCAGAAGCCGTATTCGCTGGATTGCAGCCCTTCCCAGAAGGTCTTGGGCTTCTTGTCGGTGAACTCGACGCTGACGATCGACTTCACGTTCTTGAAACCGTACTTCCAGGGTGCCACGAGGCGCAGCGGCGCGCCGTTCTGCTTGGGGATCGGCTTGCCGTAGAGACCGGTGGCGATGAAGGCGAGATCGTTCATCGCCTCGTCCATCGCCAGGCCCTCGGTGTAGGGCCAGGGGTAGAGGAGGTCACGCTGCTCGCGCATCACCGTGGGCTTCGACAGCGTCTTCATGACCATGAACTTGGCGCTGCTGAGCGGCTTGCAGAGCTCGACCAGCGAGCGCACCGGAAAGCCGCTCCACGGCACGATCATCGACCAGGTCTCGACGCAGCGGAAGCGATAGACACGTTCCTCGAGCTGCACCTTGGCCAGGAGATCGTCGATGCCGATCTCGAAGGGCTTCTCGACCATGCCGCCGACCTTGATGGTCCAGGGCCGCACCTCGAGCTTCTGGGCGTCGCGCCAGATGCTCTTGTCGGTGCCGAACTCGTAGAAGTTATTGTAGGTCGTGGACAGCTTCTCGGCTGTCATCGGCGTCGGCACGCCATACTTGTCGTTGCGCTTGGCGGGATACAGTCCGGCCGACGGATCGGCCGACTTGTCCTGCGCCATCAACGGCCCAGGCAGGGCGAGCGAGGCCGCACCGAGCCCCATCGCCCGCACCATCGCGCGTCGATTGAGAAAGTGGCTCTCCGTCGTCGTCTTCGACTCCGGAAGCTCCCAGCCTTTCGTGCGCTTGATCAGCATCTGCCAAACTCCTGTTACGCCGCGCTCCCTAGATGGGCGCGGCGACGGATGGTCGCAAATCAACCCTGCTCACTGCACTGTGACGCAACGTGACGTAACGAAAGACTTAAGGCTGCGAATTGGTCACGTCGAGCAGGGTCGGCCACATGACGTCGCGCCAGGCATTGTTGCCGACGGCGGTGAAGGTGATCTGTCCACCCTGAATGAGGAAGAAGCGGGGCGTCTCGGCTCCCTGCTCGATACCGACCTCGCTCATCAGGAAGGCGTCGAGCACCCAGCGAAGGTCGGCGGGCCAGCTCGCGGGCTTCAGCAGCAACTGCGGGGTCTTGGTGAACACGACGCGATAGTCGACCTTCTGGAACACCGGTGCCTGCTTGAACAGCGGCTCCCATTGCGTGCGCCAGACCTTGCAGGCCTCTGACGTCTCGTCGCCGGCGAAAATCAGGATGGGCTTCTTCGCGCCTTGTGCCGCGACGGCGCGCGCAACCATCGGCGCGGCGGCCAGCACGAGACCGCCCGCGATCACACTACGTCTCTTCAGCATCGAAATACGTCTCCCCTCGTGAGCAGATCCCACGAGGACAATATGGAGCAATGCCGGTCCGCCGGAAACTAGGCCTTGGTGGCCGTCACTTCCTGGATCCTGGGCCACATCCTGTCCTTCCAGCCGCCGTTGCCGGTGACGGTGAGGACGATCTTGCCATCCTGAAACAGGATGAAGCGTGGCGTCGCATTGGGGCTCTTCTTGCCGTCTTCGCTTTCGAGGAAAGCAGCCCTGATGGGCCTGGCCGGAGTGGGCCAGCTTCCTTCGACCATCAGAAGGTCTGCATTGGCCGGATGGACGACCTGATAGTCCATCTTCTTGAAAGCATCGGACTTGAGGAAATCAGGCTCAGACTGGGCACGCCAGATCTTGCAGCCGCCTCAAAGTTCGTGACCGACGAACACCAGCGTCGGGCGCCCAGCCTGGGCATTCGCGACGCGGGTCAGTGACGATGCGGAGGCCATCACCAGGCCACCCACCATCAGAGACCGTCTCTTCAACATGAACCGTTCTCCCGTGGAACCATTCCACAGGACGAATATGAGATGCCGAACGAGGCTGGAGAAGGACGTTCGACCGGCCTCACCGCCTTGTGACCTACGCCGCCTGATGCTTCTTCGTTTCCTCGACGATGCGGTCGGCGGTGCGTCCGGCCAACTCCTGCAGGTGATCGAACTCGGTCCGGAAGCTGCCGATGCCCTGCGTGACCGACCGGATCTCGACGATCATGTCGGCGATCTCGGCTTCGGGCATCAGCGCGGAGACCTCGTCCCAGCCCGGCCAGGCGGGGCGGGCGTCGTAGCCCAGGAGCTGGCCGCGCCGACCCGAGATCAGCCGCTGCAGCCGGGGCGTGGAATCGCTCGGCCCGGTGACGGTGACCTTCAGGATGGGTTCCAGAAGCACCGGCTTGCACTTGGGCATGGCCTCGCTCATGGCGATGCGCGCGGCCATCTTGAACGACATCTCGGAACTGTCGACGGCGTGGTACTGGCCGTCGACCAGCGTCACTTCGAGATCGACCACCGGCTGCCCGAGCGGCCCTTCCTTCAGATACTCGATCAGCCCCTGCTCGACGGCGGGGATGAAATTGCGCGGCACCACGCCGCCCACGATCCGGTCGACGAAGCGGAAGCCCGAGCCGCGCGGCAGCGGCTTGATCTCGACCTTGATGTCGGCGAACTGGCCGTGGCCGCCGGTCTGCCGCTTGTAGCGTGCATGCTGCTGCGCGCCGGCCTGGATCGACTCGCGATAGGCGACCCTCGGCACCGTCGTGTCGACGGCGACATTGTAGCGTCCGGCGAGCTTGTCGACCGCGACCTTGAGATGCATCTCGCCCTGGCCCTTGAGCAATAGCTCATGCGTCTCGCCCCGCACCTCGAAGGACAGCGAGGGGTCCTCGTCGACGATCTTGTGCAGGGCGCCGGAGAGCTTGACCTCGTCGTTCCTGTTTTTCGCCGAGACGGCGAGTGCAAAGACCGGCGCTTCGGCGGGGGGAAAGTCGGGCGAGGCGGCGATGCCCGCGGCACCGAGCGTCTGCCCCGACGACAGCGCCTCGACCTTGGCGAGCGCCACGATCTCGCCGGCGCGTGCTTCGGCGGTCTTGTCGAGCCGCTGTCCGAAGGGCCGCAGGATCGTGCCGATCCGTTGGCCGCCGACCGACTGGCCCTCGTGCAGCGAGCCAGACCAGACGCGGCAGAGCGAAAGCTTCCCGGCGTGACTCTGGTGCAGGACCTTGAAGCACTCGGCCGTAGGGGTGGTGTTGGAGGCAAGGGCACGCCGCTGGACCGTCTGCTCGACGACAGGCGTGTCGTGGCGCAGCGCCTTCAGCAGGCGCCGCACGCCGTTTTCGCGGTCGCCGGCGCCCA contains these protein-coding regions:
- a CDS encoding nuclear transport factor 2 family protein; amino-acid sequence: MTDDVTFEILHRVADAFARRDVDGIVDSFAEDGEFRNAKGPDYWGQSFKGKAAIRSYFEPLFAAASDVKWNHTSEFIHGDRAVTEWHRIATLRTGERQEWLGCDLYTFRRGLIVMKDTYIKVVVA
- a CDS encoding Lrp/AsnC family transcriptional regulator, whose amino-acid sequence is MARAKLDRIDRRILSDLQSNGRMTNVELAERAGISAPPCLRRVRALERAGIIKGYHAELSPEALGYSVSVFALVGLNSQAEADLKSFEDLIEKWDEVRECHMLAGEADFLLKIVAETWDEYQKFLTTRLTSAPNVSHVKSMMVFRTAKQVPGVPISTEA
- the trxB gene encoding thioredoxin-disulfide reductase; its protein translation is MAATHRSKVMILGSGPAGYTAAIYAARASLKPMLVQGIQPGGQLTITTDVENYPGFADVIQGPWLMEQMQKQAEHVGTQLFFDTIVDVDLTRRPFVCLGDSGDRYEADSLIIATGATARWLGIPSEETFRGGGVSACATCDGFFFRGKDVVVVGGGNTAVEEALYLTHHASKVTLVHRRDSFRAEKILQDRLFKNPKVSVIWDHVVDEVLGEKTPAPIVTGARLRNVKTGAVQDIKTDGFFVAIGHSPNTELFKGKLDMDGEGYLITKPDSTATNIEGVYAAGDVQDKVFRQAVTAAGTGCMAALEAEKWLAAQEARPAQAAE
- a CDS encoding LysR family transcriptional regulator, with amino-acid sequence MDWDKLRIFQAVADAGSFTHAGESLKLSQSAISRQIGALEEQLGVMLFHRHARGLILTEQGELLYRTARDMAAKVNTAEALLRANQDKPAGRLKIHATVGFGSTWLTTQMHEFIALYPEIDVSLVLSDNELDLGMREADVAIRMVMPRQPGLVQRHLLTVRSHVYASHGYVQKYGKPATIEELDQHRLIIFGEDARAPVQDVNWLLREGNADQNPRLVVLRVNNTYGIFRAVESGLGIASLPDYLARESTKLEMLLPDLNVRTTDVYFTYPEELRHSKRIAVFRDFLLRKVAETRF
- a CDS encoding DUF6492 family protein — encoded protein: MFSEVRQGILPIALRNIKRRGDLERAGLLIESLAKHWRDSKPFELLVIAPNGDAGLLRNELPRFPNINVSVRREGDFFRPLSPFYWMTGWYRQQIVKLHVPAVLGFGGFLTLDSDVCCVGDFDSQTFLQHDRALSRWEPKQHHEWWRSAAEVIGIPYDPRAHGLSVTPNILHGDLARQALTRLQGRYLGATTSLLLKLVSRPGHVPWTEYSLYTSAAEINGTLYDYHAEWDTCYTADVHLFSEKSCIWGADDFERLVNLPNGTDPGGKFIIVQSHARIPLQQVRDYCLSFAG
- a CDS encoding CaiB/BaiF CoA transferase family protein → MNTASGPLAGIKVVEFGQNLAGPYCGQILAFLGAEVIKVERPEGDDARKWGPPFVEGDATGFIALNRGKKSITCDLADPAQREALIERIGAADIFVHNLRADVPAKFGFDGATLTKRFPRLIYADLGAFGHAGPWKDRPGYEPIIQAVAGLISLNGDPTGPEARIGVSIIDLSTGMWTAIGVLAALARRTATGEGSRVNTSLFESGLMWASNHVAGWSVTGKMPPRQGTGHPSLTPYQAFECSDGPLMICPGNDRLWRKFAEALGHPEWPDEERFRTNVQRAERRELLLGMIADIMKEHPRAHWAAKLDALGVPNGPLNSVPQVMELAQVAALAMFVQPYAGSNALFHGLPLSIDGERAGGMEKAPKVGEHNGKT
- a CDS encoding acyl-CoA dehydrogenase family protein; translated protein: MDFEPNEEQQMLIEQVRRFVREEIIPLEAGLDPDASELDPADHARLVEKTKAMGLFGIDIPKEYGGPDIDIVTRVLLAIEMAQHRAGLYVPCYGTFGGAGLAQIFEANDDQKERYLYPTLRGEKKAFFGLTEPSGGSDPARAIQTKAERKDNGWVLNGAKIFISNADRAQYGIVFARTDSSKGRAGITCFIIDSDTPGFHVRRVVHTLRSSHYATELEFKDCWVSDHQVLGEVNKGFAVANDRLTRQRIPYAAGCIGVAIAAHEMAIEWAKMRSTFGEKLSHRQAVQWMLVDNEIDIRTARHFTLEAAEKARRGLPFKIEASIAKLTASEGGGRVVDRAMQIHGGMGMTKDLPLERWYREMRIRRVGEGPSEVQRMVIAREILGSNLR
- a CDS encoding DUF7508 domain-containing protein, yielding MSIRLRLDKPWRPLTAEEIARLPGQLGVYQLADASGAILCIGQAGARAPFGLRSELQRELAERGAGHQFRVEVNQQYRTRWFELLMVHKADHGSLPPDNAKNPPALGRLSPN
- a CDS encoding enoyl-CoA hydratase/isomerase family protein; protein product: MSKVIIEKSGPVKTIWMNRPEKRNALDSELMREMIEALQAPVAPDDRVVVIRGKGDVFCAGLDMAERRETIGGGNASGIEVMLRAVELCPLPVVAVVHGDAIAGGNELALHCDLVVASEKARFGMSLAQVGLAPNWFLAKKLMEVLGPVTTREMLLLGDPLPSTKLHALGLIARCVPADQLEAEASKVVDRLAANAPLSLKAMKALTVKQLEFRDGIKHDDVDTLVQAAMKSQDAQEGMKARLEKRTAKFQGK
- a CDS encoding Bug family tripartite tricarboxylate transporter substrate binding protein — encoded protein: MKLNRRTTMAGAAALAAGSLSKAAFAQAFPNKPIKIVVPFAAGSATDLTARGLGAKLQDILKQPVVIENKPGASGQLGASAVATAPADGYTLMMGTNTTNAANGALFKKLSYDIDKDFAPIMRCVMGVNALVVNNDLPVKTTAELVEYAKKNPGKLNYAEASASQRLSGEMFNKLAGTKIERVPYKASPQALGDVASGQVQVMFPDLPQALTQIEAGRVRGLATTGPKRTTVTPNLPAIAEAVPGYSLVYWLAVFAPAATPKDVQKALADAIAEALKDPATAKAMTQGRMEIAPLALDEFAAYVKSETAWWTKEIQAAGIEPE